In Plantibacter sp. PA-3-X8, one DNA window encodes the following:
- a CDS encoding response regulator transcription factor, which yields MIGVAIVDDEALVRSGFELILGAVEDIEVVASVDGIGAVEAIRSSRPDVVLLDVRMPGRNGLDILDELQTWDDPPVVAILTTFDSDDYIARALRSGAAGFLVKDTDPEQLPMLLRSLSAGGIVLSPQVSRTLVGGFARTADREAAKRLSGLTGREQDVLAALRTGASNTEIGEALHLSRATVKDHVSAILGKLEVTTRLEAAIIAERAGVRGDEADPR from the coding sequence GTGATCGGAGTGGCCATCGTCGACGACGAGGCGTTGGTGCGGTCCGGATTCGAACTCATCCTGGGTGCCGTCGAGGACATCGAGGTCGTCGCCTCGGTCGACGGGATCGGCGCCGTGGAGGCGATCCGCTCGAGCCGTCCCGACGTGGTCCTCCTGGACGTCCGCATGCCCGGGCGCAACGGGCTCGACATCCTCGACGAGCTGCAGACCTGGGACGACCCGCCCGTCGTCGCGATCCTCACCACCTTCGACTCCGACGACTACATCGCCCGCGCTCTGCGCAGCGGCGCCGCGGGGTTCCTCGTGAAGGACACGGACCCGGAGCAGCTCCCCATGCTGCTCCGGTCCCTCTCCGCGGGCGGCATCGTGCTCTCGCCGCAGGTGTCCCGGACGCTCGTCGGCGGATTCGCCCGCACCGCCGACCGCGAGGCGGCGAAGCGACTGTCCGGGCTGACGGGCCGCGAACAGGATGTGCTCGCGGCGCTCCGGACGGGCGCGTCCAACACCGAGATCGGCGAGGCACTGCACCTCAGCCGCGCGACCGTGAAGGACCACGTGAGTGCCATCCTCGGCAAACTCGAGGTGACGACCCGACTCGAAGCCGCCATCATCGCCGAGCGTGCCGGGGTCCGCGGCGACGAAGCGGACCCGCGGTGA
- a CDS encoding sensor histidine kinase — protein MKRRSRLWSVLLELALIAAAAVESLTTLEWATPWESGLAIAAAVGLVFRRRWPWLSLLLAVPAFTLNLATLAGLASLFSVAVRERRRWRLVTTGAVVFVLAAVPWWGWTSPNYTILSIVYAALYAAAPIAFGLLVRTRRELFDRIHDLEQIRRSERARIASDVLVEERTRIAREMHDVVSHQVSLIAVQAGAIQVQTEEPGTKRMAVTIRSLASRTLDELRDMVTLLRAETGHAPLAPQPTVDDLDRLIADSGIAVTSAIELPDGLPAPVQRAIYRTVQEGLTNARKHAPGAAVDVRAEASADEVTVTIRNDRPTRSSDSSWSSAGHGLVGLSERAELLNGSLLTEDTPTSFTLTFRAPS, from the coding sequence GTGAAGCGGCGCTCCCGGCTCTGGTCGGTCCTCCTCGAACTCGCCCTCATCGCGGCGGCGGCCGTCGAGAGCCTGACGACGCTCGAGTGGGCGACGCCCTGGGAGTCCGGCCTGGCGATCGCCGCTGCCGTCGGCCTCGTCTTCCGGCGACGCTGGCCGTGGCTGTCGCTCCTCCTCGCCGTGCCGGCCTTCACCCTGAACCTCGCCACCCTGGCCGGGTTGGCGTCGCTCTTCTCCGTCGCGGTGCGGGAACGGCGACGCTGGCGGCTCGTCACGACCGGCGCCGTGGTCTTCGTCCTCGCCGCAGTGCCGTGGTGGGGGTGGACGTCGCCCAACTACACGATCCTGTCCATCGTGTACGCCGCACTCTACGCGGCGGCACCGATCGCCTTCGGCCTGCTCGTCCGCACCCGCCGCGAACTGTTCGACCGCATACACGACCTCGAACAGATCCGACGCAGCGAGCGGGCGCGCATCGCCTCCGACGTCCTCGTCGAGGAGCGCACGCGCATCGCCCGGGAGATGCACGACGTCGTCTCCCACCAGGTCAGCCTGATCGCCGTCCAGGCCGGCGCGATCCAGGTGCAGACCGAGGAACCCGGGACGAAGCGGATGGCGGTGACGATCCGTTCGCTCGCGTCGCGCACGCTCGACGAGCTGCGGGACATGGTGACGCTGCTGCGCGCGGAGACCGGTCATGCGCCGCTGGCCCCGCAACCGACGGTCGACGATCTCGACCGGTTGATCGCGGACAGCGGCATCGCCGTCACCTCCGCCATCGAGTTGCCGGACGGCCTCCCCGCACCCGTGCAGCGGGCGATCTACCGGACCGTGCAGGAGGGACTGACGAACGCGCGCAAGCATGCGCCGGGGGCCGCGGTCGACGTACGCGCCGAAGCCTCCGCAGACGAGGTCACCGTGACCATCCGGAACGACCGCCCCACGCGGTCGTCGGACAGCTCGTGGTCGTCTGCGGGCCACGGGCTCGTCGGCTTGAGCGAACGCGCCGAACTCCTGAACGGCTCACTGCTCACCGAGGACACGCCGACCTCGTTCACCCTGACGTTCCGCGCACCCTCCTGA
- a CDS encoding GNAT family N-acetyltransferase translates to MTVPTVDTSKLAELDTILTPRLRLVPLGPAHLEPTLRGLADPETLRLTGTHGPIPRQAIERHLATVGGQDDRADWAVTAIDSGEYLGEVVLNELDEDNASMNFRIALAPGRTGQGFGTEATTAVLDHAFSVLGLHRVVLDVYSFNPRAERSYVKAGFVVEGRQRHTLCWDGEWADSILMSVLATDERPAAG, encoded by the coding sequence GTGACCGTCCCGACCGTCGACACGTCGAAGCTCGCGGAACTCGACACCATCCTGACGCCGAGACTCCGCCTGGTGCCGCTCGGCCCCGCCCACTTGGAACCGACGCTCCGCGGACTCGCCGACCCGGAGACCCTGCGCCTCACCGGTACCCATGGCCCGATCCCGCGCCAGGCGATCGAGCGACACCTCGCGACCGTCGGTGGTCAGGACGATCGAGCGGACTGGGCCGTGACCGCGATCGATTCGGGCGAGTACCTCGGTGAGGTGGTGCTGAACGAGCTCGACGAGGACAACGCGTCGATGAACTTCAGGATCGCGTTGGCTCCCGGGCGGACCGGACAGGGCTTCGGGACGGAGGCGACGACGGCTGTGCTCGATCATGCGTTCTCCGTGCTGGGACTGCACCGGGTCGTCCTCGACGTCTACTCGTTCAATCCGCGGGCGGAACGCTCCTACGTCAAGGCCGGCTTCGTGGTCGAAGGACGACAGCGTCACACGCTCTGCTGGGACGGCGAATGGGCCGACTCGATCCTGATGTCGGTCCTCGCCACCGACGAGCGACCGGCCGCCGGCTGA
- a CDS encoding LysR family transcriptional regulator, producing the protein MTLAQLRAFLAAYESGSFTAAAAELDSSQASVSELVSRLEREIGLQLFARGARRLVPTAAAEELREHARRAVAAIDGGLDALSAITSLDGGVCTFGVLRNAAYYELSDLVQRFHQRYPNVRVRLVGLNSALVADSVASGEIEAGLVVLPVPVAGLAIRPLFRDEVFYASTTRDPAAGPVGIDEFADAKLVLYDAYAGWRDPTRLQLLERARLQGRSIEPAVEVEHVETALSLAATGAADTIVSGTVARTGGFPEQLTLTPFAEPLYDTIALVQREGAYLSPATARIAELAEHTLLAAAEPDQVIATTPRR; encoded by the coding sequence ATGACCCTCGCGCAACTCCGCGCTTTCCTCGCCGCCTACGAGAGCGGTTCCTTCACCGCCGCGGCCGCCGAGCTCGACAGCAGCCAGGCCTCCGTGTCCGAGCTCGTCAGCCGCCTCGAACGCGAGATCGGCCTGCAGTTGTTCGCCCGTGGTGCGCGTCGGCTCGTCCCGACGGCGGCCGCCGAGGAGCTGCGCGAGCACGCCAGACGCGCAGTCGCCGCGATCGACGGCGGACTCGACGCGCTCTCGGCGATCACCTCCCTCGACGGCGGCGTGTGCACCTTCGGCGTCCTGCGCAACGCCGCCTACTACGAGCTGTCCGACCTCGTGCAGCGCTTCCACCAGCGGTACCCCAACGTGCGCGTGCGACTCGTGGGGCTGAACTCCGCGCTCGTCGCGGACTCCGTGGCGAGCGGTGAGATCGAGGCCGGGCTCGTCGTCCTCCCGGTGCCCGTCGCGGGCCTCGCCATCCGGCCCCTCTTCCGCGACGAGGTCTTCTACGCCTCCACCACCAGGGATCCCGCCGCGGGCCCGGTCGGGATCGACGAGTTCGCGGACGCCAAGCTCGTGCTCTACGACGCCTACGCCGGGTGGCGGGATCCCACTCGGCTGCAATTGCTGGAGCGCGCTCGCCTGCAGGGACGGTCGATCGAACCGGCCGTCGAGGTCGAGCACGTGGAGACCGCCCTGAGCCTCGCCGCGACCGGGGCCGCGGACACGATCGTGTCCGGCACGGTCGCCCGCACCGGCGGGTTCCCGGAGCAGCTGACGCTCACCCCCTTCGCCGAACCGCTCTACGACACGATCGCGCTCGTCCAGCGCGAGGGCGCCTACCTGTCGCCGGCCACCGCGCGGATCGCCGAGCTCGCCGAGCACACCCTGCTCGCGGCGGCGGAACCCGACCAGGTGATCGCGACCACCCCGAGACGCTGA
- a CDS encoding NIPSNAP family protein has translation MITIHLRYQIDPEQLDTFTEYGRRWIRLVNRLGGDHHGYFLPAESDNDEAFALFSFPSLAAYEQYRIAAATDPECIEAYELVRGTGTIVRFERRFQTPLFGDEIAGEGAA, from the coding sequence ATGATCACCATCCACCTCCGCTACCAGATCGACCCCGAGCAGCTCGACACCTTCACCGAGTACGGGCGGCGCTGGATCCGCCTCGTGAACCGGCTCGGTGGCGACCACCACGGCTACTTCCTCCCAGCGGAAAGCGACAACGACGAGGCGTTCGCGCTGTTCAGCTTCCCCTCGCTCGCCGCGTACGAGCAGTACCGCATCGCCGCGGCGACGGACCCGGAGTGCATCGAGGCCTACGAGCTCGTGCGGGGCACCGGCACCATCGTGCGGTTCGAACGTCGCTTCCAGACACCGCTCTTCGGCGACGAGATCGCCGGGGAGGGGGCAGCGTGA
- a CDS encoding glycosyltransferase family 1 protein, whose translation MIGQGLRAIRGEGVRSTLWRAAHFADGRFNPMRRKPTDLYPSDAIAADWTVPRNFNAAEFPEGPYEVAWLISPPSRTSGGHQNAFRFMEFLERAGHRLTIYLYQASAQPAVDIPGIRAMMAASSAYPELQADLVRYDPTTGIAPGADVVVSSDWQTAYPAFRYEGPAKRFSFVQDFEPWFYPASSEYVLAENTYRFGFHGFSAGPWLAQKVADEYGMSCDHFDYSVDKQHYSHVNDAPRTEILFYARPPTPRRGWEIGELALTEFHRLRPDITINLVGWDMSGYETGFPFVNRSAMDISELNAVYNRCAAGLVLSLTDMSLLPLEIMSSGVVPVVNDSPNTTGVLDSEHIEYVPLSPAAIARRLVDIVERPDAVEHAKRISASITAADWSDPGTQFVAQFERAMRTSI comes from the coding sequence ATGATCGGGCAGGGGCTCCGAGCCATCCGCGGCGAGGGCGTCCGATCGACGCTCTGGCGCGCCGCGCACTTCGCCGACGGACGGTTCAACCCGATGCGGCGCAAGCCGACGGACCTGTACCCGAGCGACGCCATCGCCGCGGACTGGACGGTGCCGCGGAACTTCAACGCCGCTGAGTTCCCGGAGGGCCCCTACGAGGTGGCGTGGTTGATCTCGCCGCCGAGCCGGACCTCGGGCGGGCACCAGAACGCCTTCCGGTTCATGGAGTTCCTCGAGCGCGCCGGGCACCGGCTCACGATCTACCTGTACCAGGCGTCGGCCCAGCCCGCGGTCGACATCCCCGGGATCCGGGCGATGATGGCCGCGAGCAGCGCGTACCCGGAGCTGCAGGCCGACCTCGTCCGGTACGACCCGACGACCGGCATCGCGCCGGGCGCGGACGTCGTCGTGTCCTCCGACTGGCAGACGGCCTACCCCGCGTTCCGCTACGAGGGGCCGGCCAAACGGTTCTCCTTCGTGCAGGACTTCGAACCGTGGTTCTACCCGGCCAGCAGTGAGTACGTGCTCGCGGAGAACACCTACCGGTTCGGGTTCCACGGCTTCTCCGCTGGGCCGTGGCTCGCGCAGAAGGTCGCGGACGAGTACGGGATGAGCTGTGACCACTTCGACTACTCGGTCGACAAGCAGCACTACTCGCACGTGAACGACGCGCCCCGCACCGAGATCCTGTTCTACGCCCGCCCGCCGACACCTCGACGCGGTTGGGAGATCGGCGAACTCGCCCTGACCGAGTTCCACCGGCTGCGCCCCGACATCACGATCAACCTCGTCGGCTGGGACATGTCGGGATACGAGACCGGGTTCCCGTTCGTCAACCGGTCGGCGATGGACATCTCGGAGCTCAACGCGGTCTACAACCGGTGCGCCGCGGGTCTCGTCCTCTCGCTGACCGACATGTCGTTGTTGCCGCTCGAGATCATGTCCTCCGGCGTCGTGCCCGTCGTCAATGACAGCCCGAACACGACCGGGGTCCTCGACAGCGAGCACATCGAGTACGTCCCGTTGTCGCCTGCGGCCATCGCCCGTCGCCTCGTCGACATCGTCGAACGGCCCGACGCGGTCGAGCACGCGAAGCGGATCTCGGCGTCCATCACCGCCGCGGACTGGTCCGACCCGGGCACGCAGTTCGTGGCGCAGTTCGAGCGCGCGATGCGCACGTCGATCTGA
- the hisD gene encoding histidinol dehydrogenase: MRFSPPVLQSLDGSFRHLKTPLVDAPPAQRDPAVIETVSAMLLDIERRGMDAVLDAAKRLDRYEGGDVELTREQIATSGDRLPADLRAAIDLGGERTRAFAQEQRAHLQDFETELVPGLVTGVKYVPVSRVGAYLPAGRFPLTASAFMTVGVAKQAGVPTVIACTPPQPDGGANDAVVYAAHVSGVDRVFVLGGVQALAAMAYGLLGELPIDMLVGAGNAFVAEAKRQLFGTVAIDLLAGPSEVAVLADETADPILVAADLLGQAEHGPNSPAALVTTSEDLGRAVIAEVERQLPTLSTESICGPAWRDYGSVTVADDRETAAVLMDDLAPEHLEVITTDDAWYHERLLNYGSIFLGAWSTVAYSDKGMAGTNHVLPTAGGAKHSAGLSVSRFLKPLTYQRIAEAATPELADAVQVISDSEGMAAHSATATLRTARLS; encoded by the coding sequence ATGCGTTTCAGTCCTCCCGTGCTCCAGTCCCTCGACGGCTCCTTCCGTCACCTCAAGACCCCGCTCGTCGACGCTCCACCGGCGCAGCGCGATCCGGCCGTCATCGAGACCGTCTCCGCCATGCTGCTCGACATCGAGCGTCGCGGCATGGACGCCGTCCTCGACGCTGCCAAGCGTCTCGACCGGTACGAGGGCGGCGACGTCGAGCTGACGCGCGAGCAGATCGCGACCAGCGGCGACCGGCTCCCCGCCGACCTCCGCGCCGCCATCGACCTCGGTGGCGAGCGCACCCGCGCCTTCGCCCAGGAGCAGCGCGCGCACCTGCAGGACTTCGAGACCGAGCTCGTCCCCGGACTCGTCACGGGCGTGAAGTACGTGCCCGTCTCCCGCGTCGGCGCCTACCTCCCGGCCGGCCGCTTCCCACTCACCGCCAGCGCGTTCATGACGGTCGGCGTCGCCAAGCAGGCCGGGGTGCCGACGGTCATCGCCTGCACGCCACCGCAGCCCGACGGCGGCGCGAACGACGCCGTCGTCTACGCCGCGCACGTGTCCGGTGTCGACCGGGTCTTCGTCCTCGGCGGTGTGCAGGCGCTCGCCGCGATGGCCTACGGTCTGCTCGGCGAGCTGCCGATCGACATGCTCGTGGGTGCGGGCAACGCCTTCGTCGCCGAGGCCAAGCGGCAGTTGTTCGGCACGGTCGCGATCGACCTCCTCGCCGGTCCGTCCGAGGTGGCCGTCCTCGCGGACGAGACCGCGGACCCGATCCTGGTGGCCGCCGACCTGCTCGGGCAGGCCGAGCACGGTCCGAACTCGCCGGCCGCCCTCGTGACGACGTCGGAGGACCTCGGCCGCGCGGTCATCGCCGAGGTCGAACGCCAACTCCCGACGCTCTCGACCGAGTCGATCTGCGGGCCGGCCTGGCGCGACTACGGCTCCGTGACCGTGGCCGACGACCGCGAGACCGCCGCGGTGCTCATGGACGACCTCGCCCCGGAGCACCTCGAGGTCATCACGACGGACGACGCCTGGTACCACGAGCGGTTGCTCAACTACGGGTCGATCTTCCTCGGTGCGTGGAGCACCGTCGCCTACTCGGACAAAGGCATGGCCGGCACGAACCACGTGCTCCCGACCGCGGGCGGCGCCAAGCACAGTGCCGGGCTCTCGGTGTCGCGGTTCCTGAAGCCGCTCACCTACCAGCGGATCGCCGAGGCGGCGACACCCGAGCTCGCCGACGCGGTGCAGGTCATCTCCGATTCGGAGGGGATGGCGGCGCACAGCGCGACGGCGACGCTCCGCACGGCCCGGCTCAGCTGA
- a CDS encoding HEAT repeat domain-containing protein: MSSEYDDAAANGLARALRVPASSDRLQAALAAGTTPKTAYIEVLVDRCAVEPDFFVRDMLTWALVRHDPEVTVPRLMEELGSVFPQARSQALHTLSKTGDPLTWSAITLALLEDEEDQVARAAWRTAAGVVPEREASALAELLARQFGRGDREVQLSLTRAFATIGEPSIEPVEQTAASEAVEREARAHARATARILHDPELDFDEAMQEAQHALRQGD; this comes from the coding sequence ATGTCCTCGGAATACGACGACGCCGCCGCGAACGGGCTCGCCCGCGCCCTCCGCGTGCCGGCCTCTTCAGACCGGCTCCAGGCTGCGCTCGCCGCGGGCACCACCCCGAAGACCGCCTACATCGAGGTGCTCGTCGACCGCTGCGCCGTCGAGCCCGACTTCTTCGTGCGCGACATGCTCACCTGGGCACTCGTGCGGCACGACCCCGAGGTGACCGTCCCTCGCCTGATGGAGGAACTCGGGTCGGTCTTCCCGCAGGCACGCAGCCAGGCGCTGCACACCCTCTCGAAGACCGGAGACCCACTCACCTGGTCCGCCATCACCCTCGCACTGCTGGAGGACGAGGAGGATCAGGTCGCCCGAGCCGCCTGGCGCACCGCCGCAGGGGTCGTCCCGGAGCGGGAGGCGTCGGCGCTCGCCGAGCTGCTGGCGAGGCAGTTCGGCCGGGGCGACCGCGAGGTGCAGCTCAGCCTCACGCGCGCGTTCGCCACGATCGGCGAGCCCTCGATCGAACCCGTCGAACAGACAGCCGCATCCGAGGCGGTCGAGCGCGAGGCCCGCGCGCACGCTCGCGCGACCGCCCGGATCCTCCACGACCCCGAACTGGACTTCGACGAGGCGATGCAGGAGGCCCAGCACGCGCTGCGCCAGGGTGACTGA
- the rffA gene encoding dTDP-4-amino-4,6-dideoxygalactose transaminase, with protein MEQRIPLSKPFHAAGELEQLERVLAGDHVHGDGAFTASASERLRDLSGAPHVLLTTSGTHALEMMTRLIGVGPGDEVILPTFTFPSAANAVVLAGATPVFVDSDPVTGNLDPQHVADAIGPRTRAVSVMHYGGVPVDVQAFQQLTGEHGLHLLEDNAHGLGVAGDGVRLGTVGAMAAQSFHDTKNVHCGEGGALLISDETVLLRAEIMREKGTDRAQFLRGQVDKYSWADLGSSYLPSELNAAVLDAQLREFDVIQGHRHRIWDRYAAELAEWAHDRGATLMDPPGGVHAAHLFFLLLPDAQVQQEFLRHLQAHGVGAAFHYVPLHSSAAGRRYGRVVTEPQHAVRFAERLVRLPLWPAMTDDEVDRVITAVRAFGSVAPAAPAALAATASTGQDSIWA; from the coding sequence GTGGAGCAGCGGATCCCGCTGTCGAAGCCCTTCCACGCCGCCGGTGAACTCGAACAGCTCGAACGCGTCCTCGCCGGAGACCACGTCCACGGCGACGGTGCCTTCACCGCGTCGGCATCCGAGCGCCTCAGGGACCTCTCGGGAGCGCCGCACGTGCTCCTGACCACCTCGGGGACCCACGCGCTCGAGATGATGACCCGCCTGATCGGCGTCGGTCCCGGCGACGAGGTCATCCTGCCGACCTTCACCTTCCCGTCGGCGGCGAACGCGGTCGTCCTCGCCGGAGCGACGCCGGTCTTCGTCGACAGCGACCCGGTGACGGGCAACCTGGACCCGCAGCACGTCGCCGACGCCATCGGCCCACGCACGCGGGCGGTGTCGGTCATGCACTACGGCGGTGTCCCCGTGGACGTGCAGGCGTTCCAGCAGCTCACGGGCGAGCACGGGCTGCACCTGCTCGAGGACAACGCGCACGGCCTCGGGGTCGCCGGCGACGGTGTCCGCCTCGGCACGGTCGGAGCGATGGCGGCCCAGAGCTTCCACGACACGAAGAACGTGCACTGCGGCGAGGGCGGCGCCCTGCTCATCTCCGACGAGACCGTCCTGCTCCGCGCCGAGATCATGCGCGAGAAGGGGACCGATCGGGCCCAGTTCCTCCGCGGGCAGGTCGACAAGTACAGCTGGGCGGACCTCGGGTCGAGCTACCTGCCGAGCGAGCTCAACGCCGCCGTCCTCGACGCCCAGCTCCGCGAGTTCGACGTCATCCAGGGGCATCGGCACCGCATCTGGGACCGCTATGCGGCCGAGCTCGCCGAGTGGGCTCACGATCGCGGCGCGACGCTCATGGACCCGCCCGGTGGTGTGCATGCCGCGCACCTGTTCTTCCTCCTGCTGCCGGATGCGCAGGTGCAGCAGGAGTTCCTGCGGCACCTCCAGGCGCACGGTGTCGGAGCGGCCTTCCACTACGTGCCGCTGCACTCGAGCGCGGCGGGCCGGCGCTACGGCAGAGTGGTCACCGAGCCGCAGCACGCGGTCCGGTTCGCCGAGCGTCTCGTCCGGCTCCCGTTGTGGCCGGCCATGACGGACGACGAGGTGGACCGGGTCATCACGGCGGTCCGCGCGTTCGGATCCGTGGCACCAGCAGCACCTGCGGCACTCGCAGCGACGGCATCGACGGGACAGGACTCCATATGGGCATGA